In one window of Acetonema longum DSM 6540 DNA:
- a CDS encoding ABC transporter ATP-binding protein codes for MIKIQAGRIHREFQVKNNSGETERLVVLENFNLQIREGEFLSILGPSGCGKSTFLNILAGLDRHDGGEILVDGETIKTRSFDRGLVFQGYALLPWRTVLENLEIGLEIRHVGKKERRAIAQHYLALVGLSAFAHQYPHQLSGGMRQRVAIARVLAYQPDLLLMDEPFAALDAQTREILQIELIKIWEADKKTIVFITHSIDEAILLSDRVAVMTARPGQVKELIEVALPRPRTEAIRNSGDFARIRQYAWELIKDEVVKAQSLQAGIEEREHNEKIG; via the coding sequence ATGATCAAAATACAGGCCGGTCGGATTCACCGCGAATTTCAAGTGAAAAATAATTCCGGCGAAACAGAACGATTAGTGGTCCTGGAAAATTTTAACCTGCAGATTCGTGAAGGGGAATTTCTCTCAATCCTTGGACCCAGTGGTTGTGGAAAATCGACTTTTTTGAATATCCTGGCCGGCTTGGACCGTCATGACGGCGGTGAAATTCTGGTGGACGGAGAAACAATAAAGACCCGGAGTTTTGACCGCGGTCTGGTCTTTCAGGGCTATGCCTTATTGCCTTGGCGGACTGTACTGGAAAATCTGGAAATCGGACTGGAAATCCGTCATGTAGGCAAAAAGGAACGCCGGGCCATTGCCCAGCATTACCTGGCTTTAGTGGGATTGTCGGCGTTCGCCCATCAATACCCCCACCAGTTGTCAGGGGGTATGCGTCAGCGGGTGGCCATTGCCCGGGTACTGGCCTATCAGCCTGATTTGCTGCTGATGGATGAACCATTTGCCGCTTTGGATGCTCAAACCCGGGAAATCTTGCAGATTGAACTGATTAAAATCTGGGAAGCCGATAAGAAAACCATTGTGTTTATTACTCACAGCATTGACGAAGCCATCCTGTTATCAGACCGGGTGGCGGTCATGACCGCCAGGCCGGGGCAGGTAAAGGAACTGATCGAAGTGGCGCTGCCCCGCCCGCGCACTGAGGCTATCCGCAACTCCGGCGATTTTGCCCGGATCAGGCAATACGCCTGGGAACTGATTAAGGACGAAGTGGTCAAGGCCCAGAGCTTGCAGGCAGGGATTGAAGAAAGGGAACATAATGAAAAAATTGGCTGA